ATCAATTTGTGCGGGCGTGGCTGCGGGAGCATTTGTCCGGTTGGGAGCTTTGGTTTGCCGACCCAAGATACAGCACAGACAATGCCGTCGGCACGGCACTCTTTGGATTGGGGAGGTAATGTGGTGCAGATACTCCAGGTAAGAGAACTGACCCGGCTGGTCAAGGGCCTGTTGGAAGAGGATCCCCGCCTGGGGGCGCTGGCCGTGGAAGGTGAGATCTCCAACTTCAAGCACCATAGCTCGGGGCACATGTATTTTTCCTTGAAGGACGAGGACAGTGTAATTAACTGTGTTATGTTTGCCCGACAGAATTTCCAATTGGGCTTCACCCCTCAGGATGGGCTGCGGGTGGTCTGCTTTGGCCGCATCGGTGTCTATGAGAAGCGGGGTACCTACCAGTTGTACGTGGCCCAGATGATTGAAGCGGGCGAAGGGGCGTTACAACGGGCCTTTGAAGAATTGAAGGCAAAACTAGCCCAGGAAGGCCTCTTTGATCCCACGAGGAAACGTCCTCTTCCCTTCCTGCCCCGGTGTGTAGGGGTGGTGACCTCGCCGACGGGCGCGGCGATTCGTGACATTATTAGCGTGATAACCCGGCGGCATCCGGGGGTGCGGATCCTCTTGTCGCCGGCTTTGGTCCAGGGGGAAGGGGCGCCAGAAAGTATTGTGGCGGCCCTGGAGTTGTTAGATGCCCAAGGTCTTGCCGATGTGGTGATCGTCGGGCGAGGTGGTGGCTCCCTGGAGGAACTGTGGGCCTTCAACGATGAACGGGTGGCCCGGGCCATTTATCGGTGCAGTGTACCGGTGGTGTCAGCGGTGGGCCATGAGACCGACTTTACAATCGCGGACTTTGTGGCTGATCACCGGGCGCCCACCCCTTCGGCAGCCGCGGAAATGGTGGTCCCCGACAGCCGACAGTTGAAGCTCAGGGTGCAGGATCTGGCCACCCGTCTGCAGGGGAGTCTTGGCCAGGGGCTGGCGCTTCGCCGGCGGCAGCTGGAGGCCTTGGAGAAAAGGCGGGCTTTAAGGCTACCCCAAGATCTGCTCGACCAACGATACCAGCGGCTGGACGAGCTTTATCGTCGCCTGGAGGTGGCAGAGCAGAGACTGGCGATGACCCGCACCCACCAGCTGGAAAAACTCATCGCCCGGCTGGAGGGCCTCAGCCCCTTAGGGATCCTGGCCCGGGGTTATGCCATCTGTCAGGATGAGACGGGGGGCGTGATTCGAAAACTGGCGGAGTTGCCGGCCGAGGGGGTATTTTGGATTCAGTTTAGCGATGGCCGGACGAAGGCCCGGCGCCTGTCTTGAGGGAAACACAGTATACAGGTGGGGAGAG
This DNA window, taken from Bacillota bacterium, encodes the following:
- the xseA gene encoding exodeoxyribonuclease VII large subunit, whose protein sequence is MQILQVRELTRLVKGLLEEDPRLGALAVEGEISNFKHHSSGHMYFSLKDEDSVINCVMFARQNFQLGFTPQDGLRVVCFGRIGVYEKRGTYQLYVAQMIEAGEGALQRAFEELKAKLAQEGLFDPTRKRPLPFLPRCVGVVTSPTGAAIRDIISVITRRHPGVRILLSPALVQGEGAPESIVAALELLDAQGLADVVIVGRGGGSLEELWAFNDERVARAIYRCSVPVVSAVGHETDFTIADFVADHRAPTPSAAAEMVVPDSRQLKLRVQDLATRLQGSLGQGLALRRRQLEALEKRRALRLPQDLLDQRYQRLDELYRRLEVAEQRLAMTRTHQLEKLIARLEGLSPLGILARGYAICQDETGGVIRKLAELPAEGVFWIQFSDGRTKARRLS